Part of the Micromonospora tarapacensis genome is shown below.
CGCGTAGGTCGGTCAGGCGCAGTGTCGCCGCCACGTACCCCGCCACCGGGGTCAGGGCCGCCTCGGCGGTGCCGTGCGGCAACCGGAGGCCGCGGCGGTACGTCCCGTCGATCACCTCGTCCACTTGCGGCAGCGCGCGCCGGCCGAGGAAGTCGAGCAGTGCGGCGGCGTGCAACGGCGGGCGGTACGCCAACCGCAGGGAGACCGTGCCCGCGCCGCCCGCCACGGTTCCCCGCGCGGTACGCAGTTGGGACGGCGACGCACCATAGACCTCGCGGACGGTGTCGTTGAACTGCCGGACGCTGCCGAACCCGGCGGCGAACGCGATCTCGGCCAGGCCGAGCCCGGTGGTCTCGATCAGGGTGCGGGCGGTCTGCGCCCGCTGGGCACGGGCCAACGCCAGCGGCCCCGCCCCGACCTCCGCCCGCAGCATCCGGTGCAGGTGCCGCTCGGTGTAGCCGAGCCGGGCGGCCAACCCGGGCACCCCGTCGCGATCCACCACCCCGTCCGTGATCAACCGCATCGCCCGGGCCACCACGTCGGCGCGTACGTCCCACTGCGGTGACCCCGGGGAGGCGTCCGGGCGGCAACGGCGGCAGGCCCGCAGGCCGGCGCGCTGGGCCGCGGCCGACGACGGGAAGAAACGTACGTTCTGCCGCTTCGGGGTCATCGCCGGGCAGGACGGCCGGCAGTAGATCCCGGTCGAGGTCACGCCGGTGAAGAACCAGCCGTCGAACCGCTGGTCGCGGCTGTCGACGGCCCGGTAACACCGCTCGAAGTCCAGTTCCACAACACCGATGATGCGCCCGTCCCCGACTCCCCGGCTGGCGGAATTCGGACCCCACGCCACCGTTCGCCGATCATGGAGTTGTGGCACCTCGCAAAGGCCGCGTCACACCTCAGGTCGGGCGCCACAACTCCATGATCGCCAGGGGTGGGGGTGGGGGTGGGGTGGGGTGGGGGTGGGGGTGGGGAAGTGTCGGTTGTGGTGGGTAGCGTGCGGCCACCAACTCAAGAAGGGGTGCGGCGATGGTGAGCGCGGTGGGTCCGGCGGCGGCGTCGGAGCACGGGGAGCCCTTGCCGGAGGGGACAGCGGTCCAACGCCTCTTCGACCGGATGCGCGCGGTCGCGCCCGCCGCCGTCGGTGCCATCGAGCGCGACCGCGCCGGCGACCCGGGCCGCGCCTTCGGGGACACCGCCTGTGGCCGGCTGGTGCGTTCGCTGGATCACGACGGCATCCGGGCGCTGGGCATGTGGGTGCACCACTGGTGCATGCGCTTCTACGACGACGACACGCGGGTCGCGCTGCGGCTGCTCCGGGAGATCGCCGGCCGTCCGGCGCTGGGCTGGACGGCCGACGAGGTGCACTGGATGCTCCGGGAGTCGCAGCACGCCGGGCCGGCCGCCGCCGCACGATTCACGCTGCCGCTGGCCGCCGCCGCCGAACTCGCACCCGGTGCCCTCCGGATCGACATGCTGGTGCCCCGCCAGCCGGGGCGGCACCGCGATCGGTGACGGTCCAGCTGCTCGACACGCCGTTCACCGGGCAGCTGACTCGTCCGCTTCGCGACGCCGGGCCGCGCCGCGGTGAGCCTGCCTGCCGACGGCCGCCCGGTGGCGGCGTAGGCTGGCTGGTCGTGAGTCTCACCATCGGCATCGTCGGCCTGCCCAACGTCGGCAAGAGCACCCTGTTCAACGCGCTGACCAAGAACAACGTGCTCGCCGCGAACTATCCGTTCGCGACGATCGAGCCCAACGTCGGTGTGGTCGGGCTGCCGGACGACCGGCTGCCCGAGCTCGCCGAGATCTTCAGCTCGCAGAAGGTGATCCCCGCCCCGGTGTCGTTCGTCGACATCGCCGGTCTGGTGCGCGGCGCGTCCAAGGGGCAGGGGCGAGGCAACGCGTTCCTGGCCAACATCCGCGACGCCGCCGCGATCTGCCAGGTGGTGCGGGCCTTCTCCGACCCCAACGTGGTGCACGTCGACGGCAAGGTCTCGCCGGCCGACGACATCGAGACGATCAACACCGAGCTGATCCTCGCCGACCTCCAGACGCTGGAGAAGGCGCTGCCCAGGCTGGAGAAGGAGGCCAAGCTCCGCAAGGACCGGGCCGCCGCGGTGGACGCCGCGCGCAGGGCGGTCGACGTCCTCGACCGGGGCACCACCCTCTACGCGGGCGCGGCGGCGGCCGGCGTCGAGCTGGAACACCTGCGTGAGCTGCACCTGCTGACCACCAAGCCGTTCCTCTACGTCTTCAACGTCGACGAGGCCGAGCTGAACAACGCCGACTTCCTCGCCGAGCTGCGGGCGCTGGTGGCCCCGGCCGAGGCGGTCTTCATGGATGCCAAGATCGAGTCGGAGCTGGTGGACCTGCCCGAGGAGGAGGCCCGCGAGCTGCTGGAGTCGATCGGGCAGTCCGAGCCGGGCCTGGACCAGCTGGTCCGGATCGGCTTCCGGACGCTCGGCCTGCAGACGTACCTCACCGCTGGCCCCAAGGAGGCGCGCGCCTGGACCGTCCCGGTCGGCGCCACCGCCCCGGAGGCCGCGGGGGTTATCCACTCGGATTTCCAGCGCGGCTTCATCAAGGCCGAGGTCGTCTCCTACGCCGACCTGGTCGGGGCCGGTTCGATGGCCGCCGCCAAGGCGGCGGGCAAGGTCCGCATCGAGGGCAAGGAGTACGTCATGCAGGACGGCGACGTCGTGGAATTCCGCTTCAACGTCTGACGGTCGCCCGTTGGCGACGGCCCCTCGAAGCGATTTGCCCGGCGGCCAGCGAGTCCGAGGGTCAGCCGGTGCGCAGGGCGTCGTCGACGCCGGTCTCACGCGGGCCGAGGTGCGCCGGGTCGCGGCCGGAGAGCACGTCCAGCGCGGCCTTGAGACCGGCGCCGTACTCCCGGGTGGAGCTGACCCGCCAGGTGCGGGGGTTCAGTTCCCGCGCCGTCTCGTCGCCGACGCCGTTGGCCTCGACGCCGAGGTGCCGGCAGACCGTGACGGCGCGGGCCAGGTGGAAAGACTGGGTCACCACCGTGGCCCGATCCACGCCGAAGATCCGCTTCGCGCGGGCACACGAGTCGTACGTGTCGAAGCCGGCACAGTCCAGCACCACCTTGTCGCCGGGCACGCCCCGGTCGACGAGCCAGCGTCGCATCGCCTCCGGTTCGTTGTACTCGTGGCGCGCATTTTGTCGCCGGAGACCAGGATCGCCCCGACTTTGCCGGTGGCGTACAGCTCGCGGGCGATCTCCAGTCGGGCGCTGAGGAACGGCGACGGGGTGCCGTCGGGCTGGACCCGGGTGCCCAGCACCAGGTGGGGGTGGCGCGGTCAGGCGAGGCGGTAGACGGAGATGTGGGCGGTGCTGTCCGGGCCGAAGGGCGTGCGATCCCAGTCGGCGAACCGCTCGGCCAGGCGGAACCCGGCCCTGCCGGCCATCTCGTCGATCTGGTCGGGCCACATGTACCGCATGGCGAACGGGTGCAGGTGCACGGCCCGTGCCGTCGAATGTGATGGTCTGCCGGAGGAACGTCTGCGCCTCGCGGTCGTAGCGGTGCAGCCGGATGGTGGCCGAGTCCTCGGTCACCTCCCGCATCCGGACCTGCTCGTCTCGGTCGAAGTTCGCCGGGTCGGGCACGTACGTCTCGATGACGAACGCACCCCCGGGCTCCAGCACCCGTGCGACGTTGCGGAAACAGTCCGCCTGCCGCTCGGCCCGCACCAGGTTGAACAGGGTGTTGAAGATCAGGTACGCCATCCGGTAGGTCCCGGTAACCGGTACGTCCGCCATGTCGCCGATGGCGACCGGGATGTCGCTGCCGCCGGGCTTGGCGCGCAGCTTCGCCACCATCTCCGGCGACGCCTCGACCCCTGCCACGGCGATGCCGCGGGCGGCCAGCGGCAGGGCAACCCGGCCGGTGCCGATGGCGAGCTCCAGCGCCGGACCGTCCCCGACGAGGTCGGCGAGGAACTCCACCGCCGCCGCCGGATCGGGGTTACCGGGCAGGTCGTAGGTGTCGGCCCACATCCGGCCGAAGTGCCCCGGGTCGTCGAAGACCGACATCAGCGGCCTCCGTCGGTGCTACCGGCGCCGCGCGGCGCCCTCTCCGATGATGTCCACGTACGCACGAAGCCTCGATTCGACGGGGTTGACGCTGACTGCTCGCTGGACGGGCGTCGTGGCGTGCCTCATGTCGTTCGCTCCCTTCGTTCGGCTGGCCGTGAGTCAACCGGCCTCGATGGCTCTGGGCAAGCGGATATCGACTTCGCCCCAGGGCAGGGCTGCTCAACTGATGTAGTGCAGGATGACGTTGTGCACGTGGTGGCTCTTCTGGTCGCCGCGGAACTCCACCTCGTAGGTGTGCGTGCCGACGTGGATGGCGATCGACCCGGTGGAGAAGAACGAGCCGCCCCACGACTTGTTGCTGACCACGCTCACGCTGGTGATCTTCGAGTACGGAATGCTGGTGATCGCGTACCGCTTGCCGACGAACGAGCGGTCCTGGATGATCACACGCCGGTCGGTCAGCCCGATGAATCCGGTGCCGGTGCCGACCGCGTCGTAGACGGCGATGATCTGTTCTCCGTCGAGCAGGCCGCTCTGGATCTGCTGGAACTGCTCCTTGCGGTCATAGGTCGCGTTGGCCATGGCGCCACGGTAGATCGCCCTCGCCACCTGACGGTTCACGCGCCGGCCATGGCAAGACCGCAATCAGCTCTCGGTGACCGCCCGGTAGGCGTCCTCTATCCGGGCGGCCAGCAGGACCTCGCCCTCGGAGAGCGGCTCGTTGCCGTGCCCCACCCGGATCTGGGTGCGGTCGGCACGCCGGCTGATGTCCGGTCGCAGGTGCAGCGCGTCGGCGACCACCTTGACCCGTTCGGTCAGTGCCGCGTGCTGGGTGTCGTCGATGACCAGCGTGCGCCGGATCTGCTCACCCTCACGCGTCCAGCCGGACAGTAGGGTGAGAGCGTCGCTGAGGTAGTCGTGCTTGGCCCGACCGCCAAACAGCGCACGCATCACCGCACCTCCCAGGCTTCGTTGCCGGCTTGTGGCCAAATCGTCGCCGCCCCGTGTCTTGTCGGTGCCTCTAGTCTTACGTCGCACGGATGGTGTGTCCACGCCCACACTTCCGGGTATTCCTGGCCTGACGGACGACCAAGCTACCCAAACCGCCGATTGATCTGGCACCCTGGACGCCCGTGTGGACCGAACGGGCGAACGCCGGCGGACACGCCGGCCAGCGGGATCCGAAGGTGATCGTCGGCGCGGCCATCATCCGGGACGGCCGCGTGCTGGCCTGCGCGCGGTCGGCCCCGCCCGAGGTGGCGGGCAGGTGGGAGTTCCCCGGCGGCAAGGTGGAGCCGGGGGAGAGCGAGACGGCAGCCCTGGCCCGCGAATGCGCCGAGGAACTCGCCGTACGCGTGCAGATCGGTGAGCGGGTCGGCCATGACGTCCGGATGGCGCACGGCCGATCGGTGCTGAAGGTGTACGCCGCCCGCCTGCTGCACGGCGACCAGCCGCAAGCGTTGGAACACTCCGCGTTGCGCTGGCTCTCCGCCGCCGAACTGGACACCGTCGCCTGGCTCCCCGCCGACGCCCCCATAGTCGCCGCCCTCCGCCCCCTCCTCACCCCAACCTGACCCCACCACCCGCATCGATCATGAAGTTGGCGGGCGCATCGGAGATCGAGCTGCTCGCTAACCTCATGATCAACGGGGTGGGGCGTGCGGCTGGGGGTGGGAGACGGGAACGGGGGCCATGGCGGATGCCGCGGCCCCCGTCCGGGTGCTCAGTGCTTCTTTTCGTCCTGGTCGGGGTGGGCGAAGTTGAGGTGCTCCGGGGGCAGCGGGAAGGTCACGTCGTCGCCGAAGGGCGAGGGTGCCGCCGCGCGGTCGAAGGTGAACTCCGTCAGCGGCAGCCTGCCGCTCGCGTCGGTCGCCGGGGCGGTGGGGTGCGGCACCTCCCGGTGCCAGTTGACGCCCTGCTGGGCCTGCACCTCGGCCCGGGCGTCGTGCGAGCCGCCCGCGTGCGAGTGCACACCGCCGCCGCCCGTCGCGGCGCTGGAGCCCACCGCGCCCGGGGAGTGTTCGCTGGTCACGCTGGTCTGAGGCACCTGACCCCTCCGGAAGATCTTGCTGCCGAGCCACACAAGTGGATCGTACCTGCGGTCCACGACCCGTTCCTTCATGGGGATGATCCCGTTGTCGGTGATCTTGATGTGCTCGGGGCAGACCTCGGTGCAGCACTTGGTGATGTTGCAGAAGCCGAGCCCCTGTTCGGACTGTGCGTAGTCCTTGCGGTCGGTCCTGCTGTCCAGCGGGTGCATGTCGAGTTCCGCGGCCCGGATGAAGTACCGCGGGCCGGAGAACGCCGGCTTGTTCTCGTCGTGGTCGCGGATGACGTGGCAGACGTTCTGGCACAGGAAGCACTCGATGCACTTGCGGAACTCCTGCGAGCGCTCCACGTCGACCTGCTGCATCCGGTAGTCACCGGGGGCCAGGTCGGCCGGGGGAGCGAAGGCCGGCGTCTCCCGCGCCTTCTCGTAGTTGAACGACACATCGGTGACCAGATCCCGGATGACCGGAAAGGTGCGTAGCGGGGTCACCGTGACCGTCTCGTCCTCCTCGAACGTCGACATCCGGGTCATGCAGCTGAGCTTGGGCATCCCGTTGATCTCCATCGAACAGGATCCGCACTTGCCCGCCTTGCAGTTCCATCGGCAGGCCAGATCGGGCGCGTCGGTGGCCTGCAACCGGTGGATCACGTCGAGGACGACCTCGCCCTCGTTGACCTCGACCGTGTAGTCCTGGAGTTCGCCGCCCTCGGCGTCGCCCCGCCAGATCCGGAACTGGCGCTTCGCGCCCGGCTGGCCCGGCGCCCCAGACGTTTCGGTACCCATTCCTCAGCGCTCCTTCTCGGCGTCGTCAGTGGCGGTAGCGGCGTCGGTGGCAGCGGCAGCGTCGACGGCGGCGAGGGCGTCGAACTCGGCCAGTTCGGAGTCCGTGAGGTACTTGGCCAGTTCCGCGCGGTCGAAGAGGCTGACCAGCTCGGTACGCATCTTCGGCAGCGGCTTGCGGGCCAGCCGTACGGTGTCGCCCTCAAGCGAGCAGACCAGGTTGAGTCGCCGCCACTGTGGATCCATCGTGGGAAAGTCCTCGCGGGTGTGGCCGCCGCGCGACTCCCGGCGCTCCAGCGCCGCCCTGGCGGTGCACTCGGAGACGACAAGCATGTTGCGCAGGTCGATCGCGAGGTGCCAGCCCGGGTTGTACCGCCGGCCACCGGCCGCACTGACCTTGGCCACCCGCTCGCGCAGCTCGGCCAGCCGGACCAGTGACTCCTCCAGCTCGGCCTCCCGCCGGATGATCCCGACCAGATCCCCCATCACCGCCTGGAGGTCCTGCTGCAGGGTGTACGGGTTCTCGCCGGTGTCGCGCTGCAACGGGGCCAGGGCGGTCTCCACCGCCGTCTCGACCGCGGTCACCTCGACCCGGGGTCGGCCCCCGGTGAGCTGGTCGACGTAGGTGGCCGCGTGACCGCCCGCCCGCTTGCCGAAGACCAGCAGATCGGACAGCGAGTTGCCGCCCAGCCGGTTCGAGCCGTGCATGCCGCCGGACACCTCACCGGCGGCGAACAGGCCGCGCACCGAGCCGTGCGCGGCGCCGCTGTCCGGGTCGACCTCGACACCGCCCATCACGTAGTGGCAGGTCGGTCCGACCTCCATCGGCTCCTTGGTGATGTCGACGTCGGCCAGTCCCTTGAACTGGTGGTGCATCGACGGAAGGCGACGGCGGATCTCCTCGGCCGGCAGCCGGGAGGCGATGTCCAGGTAGACGCCGCCGGCCGGGGTACCCCGACCGGCCTTGACCTCGCTGTTGATCGCCCGTGCCACCTCGTCGCGGGGCAGCAGCTCCGGCGGGCGCCGGTTGTTGTCCGGGTCGGTGTACCAGCGGTCCGCCTCCTCCTCGGTCTCCGCGTACTGCTTGCGGAAGACGTCGGGAACGTAGTCGAACATGAACCGCTTGCCCTCGGAACTCTTGAGGACACCGCCGTCGCCGCGCACCGACTCGGTGACCAGGATGCCCTTGACCGAGACCGGCCAGACCATCCCGGTGGGGTGGAACTGGAGGAACTCCATGTTGATCAGAGTCGCGCCGGCGCGCAGCGCCAGTGCGTGGCCGTCCCCGGTGTACTCCCACGAATTCGAGGTGACCTTGTAGGACCGACCGACACCACCGGTGGCGAGCACGACGGCGGGCGCCTCGAAGAGGACGAACTCGCCGGACTCCCGGTAATAGCCGAACGCGCCGGCGACCCGGTCCCCATCCAGCAGCAACTCGGTGATGGTGGTCTCGGAGAAGACCTTGATCCGCGCGTCGTACGAGCCGTGCTCGCGCTTGTCCTCCTGCTGCAACGAGACGATCTTCTGCTGGAGGGTGCGGATCAGCTCCAGGCCGGTCCGGTCGCCGACGTGCGCCAGCCGGGGATACTCGTGGCCGCCGAAGTTGCGCTGCGAGATCTTCCCGTCCTTGGTGCGGTCGAACAGCGCGCCGTAGGTCTCCAGCTCCCAGATCCGCTGCGGCGACTCCTTCGCGTGCAGCTCGGCCATCCGGAAGTTGTTGAGGAACTTGCCGCCGCGCATGGTGTCGCGGAAGTGCACCTGCCAGCTGTCCCGGCTGTTCACGTTGCCCATGGCCGCGGCGGCGCCACCCTCGGCCATCACCGTGTGCGCCTTGCCGAACAGCGACTTGGAGATGATGGCGGTCTTCTTGCCGGCCAGCCGTGCCTCGATCGCCGCGCGCAGGCCGGCGCCGCCGGCTCCGATCACGACGACGTCGTAGTGGTGTCGTTCGATGCGAGTGGTAGCGCTCGTGTCCTGGTGCGAATTGGTCGTCATGTTCAGGGCCCTCAGTTGATGAACCGCAGGTCGGAGATCCACCCGGCGGCGACGGACATGACGTAGAAGTCGGCCAGCGCCAGCGTGCCGAGCGTGATCCAGGCGAGCTGCATGTGCCGGACGTTCAGCCAGGAGATGTAGCCCCAGGCCCGGTAACGGACCGGGTGCTTGGAGAAGTGCTTCAGCCGCCCGCCGATGATGTGCCGGCAGGAGTGGCAGGAGATGGTGTACGCCCAGAGCATGACCACGTTGCCGAGCAGGATCAGGTTGCCCAGCCCGAAGCCGAAGCCCTCGGGGCTGTGGAAGGCCAGGATCGCGTCCCAGGTGTTGATCAGCGAGATGACCATGGCGAAGTAGAAGAAGTACCGGTGCGAGTTCTGCACGATCAGCGGGAACCGGGTCTCGCCACCGTAGGAGGCGTGACCGTCGGGCACCGCACAGGCCGGCGGGGAGAGCCAGAACGACCGGTAGTACGCCTTGCGGTAGTAGTAGCAGGTCAGCCGGAACAGCAGCAGGAACGGCAGGGTGAACGCGGCGTCCGGGATGATCCACCAGCCGGGCAGGTACTGCCCGAAGTGGGATGCCTCCGGGATGCACCGGTCGGTCACGCACGGGGAGTAGAACGGGGTCAGGTAGTGGTAGTCCTCGACCCAGTACCACCTGTGCATGAAGACCCGGACCGTCGCGTACGTGACCCAGGCGCCGAGCCCGATGACGGTGATCAGTGGGGCAAACCACCAACGGTCCGTTCGCAACGTCTTCGCCGCGATGGCGGCGCGTGCCCGCGCGCCCCGCGGTTTCGTTGCCGATGATGTCATTCGCGTCGTCTCCCTGACGGGGCCCTGTCACGGGCGGCGGAACACTTCTGGGCGGCACGCGGAACGGCGAACCTGCCCCCCGCCTGCCGCGTCATGCGCGCACCAACGACCGCACCGGGCGTACCGGAGCAGCTAAGTGACACACGTTACGCCGATCTAGGCGGGCCGTCCGCGCAAGGCAGTGTCCCGTGTGTCCCGCCCTTTGGAAACCCTCTCACCATGATCAAGATGCGGGCGTCCGGAAAAGATCGACCAGCGGTGGACGAGCGGTCAGCCGGACGCCCCACCAGTGAAGTTCCAGGAGGCCAGCCGCAGCGAGGCTGCCTCCCACCAGACGCCGTCCGCGCGGTCCGGTAGGCGTACCGCACGCCGGCCCACCTCCAGCACCGCGCCGGGCGCGAGCGCCCGAGGGTACGACTCGGTGAAACGCAGGTCGCGGACCGCCCCGGTGACCTGGCCGTCCTCGACCAGCCACAGCCCGTTGCGGGTCAGGCCGGTGACGACCAGACTCAACGGGTCGAGCACCCGGGTGTACCAGAGGTCGCTGACCAGCAGACCGCGCCGCATCCGGGAGACCAGAGCGGCGGTGTCCGGGTCGGCGACCGCCCCGGCCGGCGGGGCGGCTGGAGCGCCCGCGACTGCGCCGCCCGCCGCGCCCGCCGTGCTCAGCGGGCTCGCGGTGCCGGCGGGGGCCAGGCGCAGGTTGCGGGGGATCGGGCCGAAGGTGGGGCTGCCGGCCCAGGCATGGCCGGTCGAGGCGGCACCCACTTCGGCGGCGCTACGCCGGTCGTGTGCCACGGCGTTGGTGGTGCCCGCGTCCACCAGGGTCAGTTCCCGGGTCGGGGTGCCCTCCAGGTCGAACGGCACGCCGGACCCGCCCAGCGGATCGTCGACCAGGGTCACCGCGCGGTCGAACTGGGCCACCCCGGGTGCGGCGAACGACTGCCGCTCCGCGTACCGCTTGCCGTTGAAGCCGTACCAGGCCAGATTCTCCAGCAGGTCCGCGACGGCGGCCGGTTCCAGCACCACCGGATAGCGCCCGGGTGCCAGTTCCACCGGGTCGGCAGCGGCCCGTGCCTTGCCGGCGGCCCGGCGGCCGAGGCCGGCACCGTCGAGATCGGCGAGCCGGTCGACGCAGTGCCGGGCGGTGCCGTCCGCGCCACCGGCCCGGGCGATGCCGTCCATCGCCGCCTCGGCCCCGCGCCCCGTGCCGAGTGCCCCGCCGAGTTGGCGAACGCCGCCGCGCGGCGCGCCGTGCGGCAGTAACCGGCGGTTTCCAGCCCGCCGGCCGCGTCGACGAATGCCCGGACCAGGGCCGCCCGCTCGGCCGGCCCGGCGTACGCGGTCGCCTCGTCCCATCCGGCGGCCGGTATCGCGACCGTGGGCGTGAGCCCCGGCCAGCCCGGATCGGGTGGGGTGAACCGGGCCGCCGCCAGCACCCGCTCCACCAGCGCACGCAGCCCGTCGGCGGTGACCGTGTTCCCGCTGCCGGTGGCGGTACGCCCGGCCAGGTGGACCCGGAGCCGGACGTCCACGGCGGACCCGGCGACGTTCTGGTGGATCGCCGAGTTGGCGAACCTGGTCAGCGCCAACTCCGTCCTGCCCACCGAGACCTCGGCCTGCGCGCCCGCTCCGGCCAGCCGGGCGACCAGATCCACCACCCGTCCGGCGAGGTCCAACTCGGCGTCGTCGGTCGGACCGGTGCTCACGCGCGCACCCCCACCCGGACGTTGCGGAACCGGGCCGGCGCGGCCGGGTGTCCGGTGTGCCCGACCTGTCCGGGCTGACCCTTGCCGCAGTTCGGCGTGCCCCACGAGACGATCTCGGAGGAGAGCATGTCCATCGAGCGCCAGAACAGCGGCCCGATGCCGGTGTACGTCGGGTTGCGCAGCATCCGCCCACGCCGGCCGTTGCGGATCTCCCAGCCGATCTCGCAGCCGAACTGGAAGTTCAGCCGCTTGTCGTCGATGGACCAGGATCGGTTGACGTCCATCAGCACCCCCTCGTCGGTGGCGGCGACGATCTCCTCAAGGGTGTGCGGGCCGGGTTCCAGCCCGACGTTCGTCATCCGCACCATCGGCAGCCGCGCCCAGCCGTCGGCGCGTACGCTGCCGCCGTAGTCGAGGCCGGCGACCGCGGCCGAGTCCCGGCCGGCCAGCACCCCCACCCACCGCCCGGCCCGCACCGCGTCGCGCTTGACCGCCGGCGAGCCCTCGTCGTCGTAGCCGAAGCTGCCCAGCGCGCCCGGGATGGTCGGGTCGATGGTGACGTTCATCAGCTCGGAGCCGTACCGCAGCGAGCCGAGCTGGGCGAGATCCAGCCACGAGGTGCCGGCGAAGGCCGCCTCCCAGCCGAGGATGCGGTCCAGCTCGATGGCGTGCCCGACCGACTCGTGGATCTGCAACGCCAACTGCTCGCCGCCCAGGATCAGGTCGGTCTCGCCGGCCGGGCAGAGCGGCGCGGTCAGCAGCGCCCGCGACTCCTCGGCGATCCGCGCCGCGTGGGCTGTCAGGTCGAGGGAGTCGACCAGCTCCCAGCCGGTGGTGCCGTACTGGCCGCGGTAGCTCGGCCAGGACCGGCGTTGCGTCTCGCCGTCGCCGACCGAGGTGGCCGAGATTCCGCCGCCGCACTCGCGGATGCGCTGGTCGATGCGGTGTCCCTCGCTGGAGACGAACCACTTCGTGGTGTCCCAGACCTGGTAGAGACCCTCGGCGAGGTCGGCCCCGTGGTCGGCCATCGTGCGGGTGGCGGCCACCAGCAGGTCGCCCTTGGTGGCGAGGGAGACGCCGAGCGGGTCCGCCTCGCACGGCGCGGACCAACTGGCCGTCG
Proteins encoded:
- a CDS encoding fumarate reductase/succinate dehydrogenase flavoprotein subunit, with product MTTNSHQDTSATTRIERHHYDVVVIGAGGAGLRAAIEARLAGKKTAIISKSLFGKAHTVMAEGGAAAAMGNVNSRDSWQVHFRDTMRGGKFLNNFRMAELHAKESPQRIWELETYGALFDRTKDGKISQRNFGGHEYPRLAHVGDRTGLELIRTLQQKIVSLQQEDKREHGSYDARIKVFSETTITELLLDGDRVAGAFGYYRESGEFVLFEAPAVVLATGGVGRSYKVTSNSWEYTGDGHALALRAGATLINMEFLQFHPTGMVWPVSVKGILVTESVRGDGGVLKSSEGKRFMFDYVPDVFRKQYAETEEEADRWYTDPDNNRRPPELLPRDEVARAINSEVKAGRGTPAGGVYLDIASRLPAEEIRRRLPSMHHQFKGLADVDITKEPMEVGPTCHYVMGGVEVDPDSGAAHGSVRGLFAAGEVSGGMHGSNRLGGNSLSDLLVFGKRAGGHAATYVDQLTGGRPRVEVTAVETAVETALAPLQRDTGENPYTLQQDLQAVMGDLVGIIRREAELEESLVRLAELRERVAKVSAAGGRRYNPGWHLAIDLRNMLVVSECTARAALERRESRGGHTREDFPTMDPQWRRLNLVCSLEGDTVRLARKPLPKMRTELVSLFDRAELAKYLTDSELAEFDALAAVDAAAATDAATATDDAEKER
- a CDS encoding (deoxy)nucleoside triphosphate pyrophosphohydrolase; protein product: MIVGAAIIRDGRVLACARSAPPEVAGRWEFPGGKVEPGESETAALARECAEELAVRVQIGERVGHDVRMAHGRSVLKVYAARLLHGDQPQALEHSALRWLSAAELDTVAWLPADAPIVAALRPLLTPT
- a CDS encoding TldD/PmbA family protein, with the translated sequence MSEFDAAEAAVQAALDAGARYADARVMHRRYESMAARNGEVEALAQDESIGLGVRALVGSGWGFQAVPELSERAARDAGRRAARTATASGLVPGQPVDLVPSAPATASWSAPCEADPLGVSLATKGDLLVAATRTMADHGADLAEGLYQVWDTTKWFVSSEGHRIDQRIRECGGGISATSVGDGETQRRSWPSYRGQYGTTGWELVDSLDLTAHAARIAEESRALLTAPLCPAGETDLILGGEQLALQIHESVGHAIELDRILGWEAAFAGTSWLDLAQLGSLRYGSELMNVTIDPTIPGALGSFGYDDEGSPAVKRDAVRAGRWVGVLAGRDSAAVAGLDYGGSVRADGWARLPMVRMTNVGLEPGPHTLEEIVAATDEGVLMDVNRSWSIDDKRLNFQFGCEIGWEIRNGRRGRMLRNPTYTGIGPLFWRSMDMLSSEIVSWGTPNCGKGQPGQVGHTGHPAAPARFRNVRVGVRA
- the ychF gene encoding redox-regulated ATPase YchF, which translates into the protein MSLTIGIVGLPNVGKSTLFNALTKNNVLAANYPFATIEPNVGVVGLPDDRLPELAEIFSSQKVIPAPVSFVDIAGLVRGASKGQGRGNAFLANIRDAAAICQVVRAFSDPNVVHVDGKVSPADDIETINTELILADLQTLEKALPRLEKEAKLRKDRAAAVDAARRAVDVLDRGTTLYAGAAAAGVELEHLRELHLLTTKPFLYVFNVDEAELNNADFLAELRALVAPAEAVFMDAKIESELVDLPEEEARELLESIGQSEPGLDQLVRIGFRTLGLQTYLTAGPKEARAWTVPVGATAPEAAGVIHSDFQRGFIKAEVVSYADLVGAGSMAAAKAAGKVRIEGKEYVMQDGDVVEFRFNV
- a CDS encoding PH domain-containing protein, with amino-acid sequence MANATYDRKEQFQQIQSGLLDGEQIIAVYDAVGTGTGFIGLTDRRVIIQDRSFVGKRYAITSIPYSKITSVSVVSNKSWGGSFFSTGSIAIHVGTHTYEVEFRGDQKSHHVHNVILHYIS
- a CDS encoding DNA-3-methyladenine glycosylase 2 family protein; protein product: MELDFERCYRAVDSRDQRFDGWFFTGVTSTGIYCRPSCPAMTPKRQNVRFFPSSAAAQRAGLRACRRCRPDASPGSPQWDVRADVVARAMRLITDGVVDRDGVPGLAARLGYTERHLHRMLRAEVGAGPLALARAQRAQTARTLIETTGLGLAEIAFAAGFGSVRQFNDTVREVYGASPSQLRTARGTVAGGAGTVSLRLAYRPPLHAAALLDFLGRRALPQVDEVIDGTYRRGLRLPHGTAEAALTPVAGYVAATLRLTDLRDLAPAVARCRRLFDLDADPVAVDQTLGADPALAPAVAAEPGVRVPRAVDGFEMAVRAIATQQVSLTSARTTISHLLSTMTLPTPDRSRDRRQLRGFVTAEEVLAAPDSGFRMPVGRRETIRALARVVADGRLDLEPGGDRAETARQLTAIPGIGPWTAGYLAMRALGDPDVFLATDLAVRRGATALGLPDDPKNLDEYAARWRPWRSYAVLRLWRSA
- a CDS encoding succinate dehydrogenase/fumarate reductase iron-sulfur subunit, with protein sequence MGTETSGAPGQPGAKRQFRIWRGDAEGGELQDYTVEVNEGEVVLDVIHRLQATDAPDLACRWNCKAGKCGSCSMEINGMPKLSCMTRMSTFEEDETVTVTPLRTFPVIRDLVTDVSFNYEKARETPAFAPPADLAPGDYRMQQVDVERSQEFRKCIECFLCQNVCHVIRDHDENKPAFSGPRYFIRAAELDMHPLDSRTDRKDYAQSEQGLGFCNITKCCTEVCPEHIKITDNGIIPMKERVVDRRYDPLVWLGSKIFRRGQVPQTSVTSEHSPGAVGSSAATGGGGVHSHAGGSHDARAEVQAQQGVNWHREVPHPTAPATDASGRLPLTEFTFDRAAAPSPFGDDVTFPLPPEHLNFAHPDQDEKKH
- a CDS encoding 4a-hydroxytetrahydrobiopterin dehydratase produces the protein MRALFGGRAKHDYLSDALTLLSGWTREGEQIRRTLVIDDTQHAALTERVKVVADALHLRPDISRRADRTQIRVGHGNEPLSEGEVLLAARIEDAYRAVTES